The Deltaproteobacteria bacterium genome contains a region encoding:
- the clpP gene encoding ATP-dependent Clp endopeptidase proteolytic subunit ClpP: protein MTLIPIVVEQSSRGERAYDIYSRLLKDRIIFLGTAVNDDVANLIIAQMLFLESDDPDKDINFYINSPGGLVTSGLAIYDTMQYIKPDVATLSLGQAASMGALLLAAGAKGKRFALPHSRILIHQPLGGFQGQATDVEIQAKEILRMRAELNEIMAKHTGQPIEKIEKDTDRDFFMTGEQAKEYGIVDRVITKREIRTDLTEQSEKKNKV, encoded by the coding sequence ATGACGCTTATACCAATTGTTGTGGAGCAAAGCAGCCGGGGAGAAAGAGCATATGACATATACTCCAGGCTCTTGAAAGACCGCATTATTTTCCTGGGGACAGCCGTGAATGATGACGTGGCAAACCTCATCATCGCCCAGATGCTTTTTCTGGAATCGGATGACCCTGACAAGGATATCAACTTTTACATCAATTCTCCGGGCGGTCTGGTGACTTCCGGTCTGGCAATTTATGACACCATGCAATATATCAAACCTGATGTGGCTACTCTGTCGCTGGGACAGGCGGCCAGCATGGGAGCACTGCTGTTGGCAGCTGGTGCGAAAGGGAAGCGATTTGCTCTGCCCCATTCCCGGATTCTTATTCACCAGCCTCTAGGAGGATTTCAGGGGCAGGCTACGGATGTGGAAATTCAGGCCAAAGAAATACTGCGGATGCGCGCAGAACTGAACGAAATCATGGCGAAGCACACAGGACAACCCATCGAAAAAATCGAGAAGGACACGGACCGCGATTTCTTTATGACGGGCGAGCAGGCCAAGGAATACGGTATTGTAGATCGAGTAATCACCAAGCGGGAAATCCGTACAGACCTTACAGAGCAGTCGGAGAAGAAGAACAAAGTCTGA
- the tig gene encoding trigger factor yields the protein MKVSVEEISSVKRRVHVELPEEDVSRELRKAYRKLNRSVKMKGFRPGKVPLNILKRYYADQVHSEVGLELINNSLKEALEESAIELASQPQLDRKELKEGEPFRYSVLVEVKPDIAMADYHGLEIRSERLQVTEEEIEAELERRRQNSGYLRSPEPPRPVQQGDYVTLDFKAYSDGHLIRGGEVKGFQLEVGAGKFNAEFEERLVGSRAGDFREITASFPADYGNKEIAGRSVTFEVEIKDVRERVLPELDDDFARDLGEFQNLEELRTAVAKQLEEEHRERIAEDNRRQLLDKLLAANPFEVPEGMVEQELQQMLDTFRFRLAQQNVTMEQAGITDEEFKKRNRDVAERKVRTTIILEKIAVQEGIELTDEEVEQSLQQKAAASKQSFEKVKDFYETNRLMEALRYQLLQDKVVA from the coding sequence ATGAAAGTATCGGTTGAAGAAATTAGCTCAGTAAAGCGCAGGGTTCACGTTGAACTCCCGGAGGAAGACGTTTCACGAGAGCTGCGCAAGGCCTACCGCAAGTTGAACAGGAGCGTCAAGATGAAAGGCTTTCGGCCCGGAAAGGTGCCTCTGAATATCTTGAAAAGATATTATGCAGACCAGGTTCACAGCGAAGTTGGCCTGGAGCTGATCAACAATAGTTTAAAAGAGGCCCTCGAAGAAAGTGCTATAGAACTGGCTTCTCAGCCGCAGCTGGATAGAAAAGAACTCAAGGAGGGAGAGCCGTTTCGCTACTCAGTATTGGTGGAAGTGAAGCCCGATATTGCCATGGCAGACTACCATGGCCTGGAGATTCGCAGCGAACGGCTGCAGGTAACTGAGGAGGAAATTGAGGCTGAATTAGAACGCCGACGCCAGAATAGTGGTTACCTTCGAAGCCCCGAGCCGCCACGGCCCGTGCAGCAAGGCGACTATGTAACCCTGGATTTCAAGGCCTACTCCGATGGCCACTTGATTCGCGGTGGTGAGGTAAAGGGTTTTCAGCTGGAGGTAGGGGCGGGCAAGTTCAACGCAGAGTTTGAGGAGCGGTTGGTTGGAAGCCGAGCAGGCGATTTTCGGGAGATTACAGCTTCTTTTCCTGCCGACTATGGCAACAAAGAGATTGCTGGCAGGAGTGTAACCTTCGAGGTTGAGATCAAAGATGTGAGAGAGAGAGTTTTGCCTGAGCTCGATGATGATTTTGCCCGCGATCTTGGTGAATTTCAAAACCTCGAAGAACTGCGCACCGCGGTTGCCAAACAGCTGGAAGAGGAGCACCGGGAGCGCATTGCAGAGGACAATCGCAGGCAGCTTCTGGATAAACTGCTGGCCGCCAATCCTTTCGAGGTGCCTGAGGGCATGGTGGAACAAGAATTGCAGCAGATGCTCGATACCTTCCGGTTTCGCCTTGCCCAACAAAATGTCACTATGGAGCAAGCAGGCATAACAGATGAGGAGTTCAAGAAAAGAAATCGCGATGTTGCTGAGAGGAAAGTTCGGACGACAATAATTCTCGAGAAAATTGCAGTTCAAGAAGGCATTGAACTGACAGACGAAGAAGTGGAACAGAGTCTGCAGCAGAAAGCAGCGGCAAGCAAACAGTCGTTTGAAAAGGTGAAAGACTTTTACGAGACCAACAGACTGATGGAAGCCTTGCGCTACCAGTTGCTCCAGGATAAAGTCGTGGCTTGA